Proteins encoded in a region of the Clostridia bacterium genome:
- a CDS encoding orotate phosphoribosyltransferase encodes MKNQIAKCLLEIEAVFLRPENPFTWASGIKSPIYCDNRLILTAPKVRTIVETAIANTIKAEYPDCEVIMGTSTAGIAHAAIAAEILGLPMGYVRGGAKDHGRNNQIEGKLEKGQKVVIVEDLISTGGSVIEVADVLREAGAEVLGIVSIFTYGMQKGLDRLAEKELKNVSLTNFDAICEVAAKEGYIKEEDISRLIAFRNNPSDESWIK; translated from the coding sequence ATGAAAAATCAGATTGCAAAATGCTTATTGGAAATTGAAGCCGTGTTTTTACGCCCCGAAAATCCCTTTACCTGGGCAAGCGGCATTAAAAGTCCGATTTATTGTGATAACCGCTTAATTTTAACAGCACCTAAGGTTCGTACCATTGTGGAAACTGCTATCGCAAACACAATTAAGGCAGAATATCCCGATTGCGAAGTGATTATGGGTACATCTACCGCAGGTATCGCACATGCGGCAATTGCGGCTGAAATTTTGGGTCTTCCTATGGGTTATGTTCGTGGCGGTGCAAAAGACCATGGCAGAAACAACCAGATTGAGGGTAAGCTTGAAAAAGGTCAGAAGGTTGTAATTGTAGAAGACCTGATTTCCACAGGCGGTTCTGTAATTGAAGTAGCAGATGTTCTTCGTGAAGCCGGCGCCGAAGTTTTGGGTATTGTAAGCATCTTTACTTATGGGATGCAGAAGGGGCTTGACAGACTTGCCGAAAAAGAACTTAAGAATGTAAGCCTTACGAATTTTGATGCGATCTGTGAGGTTGCAGCAAAAGAGGGTTATATTAAGGAAGAAGACATTTCCCGTCTTATCGCATTCAGAAACAATCCGTCTGACGAAAGCTGGATTAAATAA
- the pyrF gene encoding orotidine-5'-phosphate decarboxylase, with the protein MNRDVIIACDFNSRQDLVNFLDKFDGETLYCKVGMELYYAEGPAIIKEIKSRGHKIFLDLKLHDIPNTVKKAMSVLRNLDVDMVNLHAAGTKAMMKAAIEGLTREDGTRPLLIAVTQLTSTSDEVMHEELLINKPIDEVVMHYAKNAKDAGLDGVVCSPLEAGKVKAVCGKDFLTVTPGVRFADGEVADQVRVTTPAKAKEIGSDFIVVGRPITQADDVVAAYQRCAKDFI; encoded by the coding sequence ATGAACAGAGATGTAATTATCGCTTGTGATTTTAATTCCAGGCAGGACTTGGTAAACTTTTTAGACAAGTTCGACGGTGAAACATTGTATTGCAAAGTAGGTATGGAGCTTTATTATGCAGAAGGTCCCGCGATCATCAAAGAAATCAAAAGTCGCGGTCACAAAATTTTTCTGGATTTGAAACTGCACGACATCCCGAATACCGTTAAAAAGGCGATGTCTGTTTTAAGAAACTTAGATGTTGATATGGTGAATCTGCATGCAGCAGGCACAAAGGCTATGATGAAAGCAGCAATCGAAGGTTTGACTCGCGAAGACGGAACAAGACCGCTTTTGATTGCTGTAACGCAGCTTACATCTACCTCGGATGAAGTGATGCATGAAGAGCTTTTAATTAACAAACCTATTGACGAAGTTGTTATGCATTACGCTAAGAATGCAAAGGATGCAGGTCTTGACGGCGTTGTTTGCTCACCTTTGGAAGCAGGCAAGGTTAAAGCGGTTTGCGGTAAAGATTTCTTGACCGTTACCCCGGGAGTTCGTTTTGCGGATGGGGAAGTTGCTGACCAGGTTCGTGTAACCACCCCTGCAAAAGCAAAGGAAATTGGCTCCGACTTTATTGTGGTGGGCAGACCCATTACCCAGGCTGACGATGTGGTTGCTGCATACCAAAGATGTGCAAAGGATTTTATTTAA
- a CDS encoding dihydroorotate dehydrogenase — MVNTKVNLCGIELDNPVIPASGTFGFGYEFAELYDINILGSFSFKGTTKETRFGNPLPRIAECTSGMINAVGLQNPGVEKVISEELPKLKKCFNKKVMANVSGFSVDEYVYTCEKIDKCDQVGWIEVNVSCPNVHGGGMSFGTSPEAAAEVTKAVKAVTTKPIIIKLSPNVTDICAIAKACEDAGADGISLINTLLGMRIDLKTKKPVIANRMGGFSGPAIFPVAVRMVNQVANAVKIPIVGMGGVSTAEDVLEMMLAGATAVQVGAANLVDPFASKKIVENLPETMVKYGINSLTEIIGGANK; from the coding sequence ATGGTAAACACAAAAGTAAATCTTTGCGGCATTGAGCTTGATAACCCTGTAATCCCTGCCAGCGGAACATTTGGATTCGGCTACGAATTTGCAGAACTTTATGATATCAATATTTTAGGTTCTTTTTCTTTTAAAGGCACCACCAAGGAAACGAGATTTGGAAATCCGCTTCCCAGAATTGCAGAATGCACCTCCGGCATGATTAATGCCGTTGGTTTGCAAAATCCCGGCGTAGAAAAAGTTATATCGGAAGAGTTGCCGAAGCTTAAAAAATGCTTTAATAAAAAAGTTATGGCAAACGTAAGCGGTTTTTCGGTGGATGAATATGTTTATACGTGCGAAAAAATCGACAAATGTGACCAGGTGGGCTGGATTGAAGTGAACGTCAGTTGTCCGAATGTACACGGCGGCGGCATGAGCTTTGGAACAAGCCCTGAAGCGGCTGCAGAGGTTACCAAAGCCGTTAAAGCGGTTACAACCAAACCGATTATCATAAAACTCAGTCCCAATGTAACAGATATCTGTGCTATTGCTAAAGCTTGTGAGGATGCAGGCGCAGATGGTATCAGTTTAATTAATACACTTTTGGGTATGCGAATCGATTTAAAAACCAAAAAGCCGGTTATTGCCAATCGAATGGGCGGTTTTTCCGGTCCTGCAATCTTCCCGGTGGCAGTTCGTATGGTTAACCAGGTTGCAAATGCCGTAAAAATTCCGATTGTCGGCATGGGCGGTGTATCTACAGCAGAGGATGTGCTCGAAATGATGCTTGCTGGGGCAACTGCTGTGCAGGTCGGTGCGGCAAATTTAGTAGATCCTTTCGCATCTAAAAAAATAGTTGAAAATTTACCTGAAACTATGGTAAAATATGGTATAAACAGTTTAACAGAAATTATCGGAGGTGCAAACAAATGA
- a CDS encoding dihydroorotate dehydrogenase electron transfer subunit, translating to MTQGMYEILKNVKIANDVYKMVLKGDTSGITNPGQFINIKLDGLYLRRPISICDYDAETITIIYKVVGHGTEQMSEMSSGEVLDVLVGLGNGFHTEKCEKNALVIGGGVGVPPMFNLAKKLIAEGKNVTAVLGFNTVGDVFYAEEFKAIGANTLIATADGSIGTKGFVTNVIETLSDYDYFFTCGPEPMLKAVYNTTSTSGELSFEERMGCGFGACMGCSCKTKYGNKRICKDGPILEKEEIIW from the coding sequence ATGACACAAGGTATGTACGAAATCTTAAAAAATGTTAAAATTGCAAACGATGTTTATAAGATGGTTTTAAAAGGTGATACCTCCGGCATTACCAATCCCGGCCAGTTTATCAATATCAAGCTTGATGGCTTGTATCTGCGCCGTCCCATTTCCATTTGTGATTATGATGCTGAAACCATTACCATTATCTATAAAGTGGTAGGACATGGCACAGAACAGATGTCTGAAATGTCAAGTGGTGAAGTTTTGGATGTTTTAGTTGGTCTCGGCAACGGTTTCCATACTGAAAAGTGTGAAAAAAATGCACTTGTAATCGGCGGTGGCGTTGGTGTTCCGCCTATGTTTAACTTAGCAAAAAAACTGATTGCGGAAGGAAAAAACGTAACTGCTGTTCTTGGCTTTAACACAGTAGGGGATGTGTTTTATGCAGAAGAATTTAAAGCAATCGGCGCAAATACATTGATTGCGACAGCAGACGGCAGTATTGGCACAAAGGGCTTTGTAACCAACGTGATAGAAACTCTTTCCGATTATGATTATTTCTTCACCTGTGGTCCTGAACCGATGTTGAAAGCGGTTTATAACACAACCTCCACAAGCGGAGAGCTTAGCTTTGAAGAAAGAATGGGTTGTGGCTTTGGTGCATGTATGGGTTGTAGCTGTAAAACCAAATACGGAAACAAACGCATCTGTAAAGATGGTCCTATTTTAGAAAAGGAGGAGATTATATGGTAA
- a CDS encoding dihydroorotase has product MKILLSGANVCDGKTVEQKNILIVDGIVSDVSLATAKTEDMTVFDFSDCLILPGFTDVHVHLREPGFSYKETIKSGTKAAAAGGYTAVCSMPNLNPVPSTPDTLKEQLDLIEKDACVHVYPYGSITKDQKGEELSDMDGMKDNVIAFSDDGRGVQSDEMMKSAMLKAKSLNKMIVAHCEVNDLLEDGYIHKGKYAEAHNHKGICSESEWKQIARDIELVKETGCPYHVCHISTKESVEIIRKAKAEGVNITCETGPHYLILDDSCLQEDGRFKMNPPLRDKTDREALIQGVQDGTIDMIATDHAPHSAEEKGKGLEKSAMGVVGLETAFAELYTHLVKTGIITMEKLVQLMHLNPNERFGIQTGLEVGEKANLTVFNLNEKYTVNPETFQSMGRSTPFKGDTVYGKCLLTICDGNIVWQNDNKREEKDLV; this is encoded by the coding sequence ATGAAAATTCTCTTGTCAGGTGCAAATGTTTGTGACGGAAAAACCGTTGAACAGAAAAATATCCTGATTGTTGACGGCATTGTTTCGGACGTTTCTTTAGCGACCGCGAAAACAGAAGATATGACTGTTTTTGATTTTTCGGATTGTTTGATATTACCCGGTTTTACAGATGTACATGTGCATCTAAGAGAACCGGGCTTTTCATATAAAGAAACAATTAAGTCCGGAACGAAAGCTGCAGCTGCAGGTGGTTATACCGCGGTTTGCTCCATGCCGAATTTAAATCCGGTACCCAGCACTCCGGATACATTAAAAGAACAGTTGGACTTAATTGAAAAAGACGCTTGTGTTCATGTATATCCGTACGGAAGCATAACAAAAGACCAAAAAGGCGAAGAACTTTCCGATATGGATGGTATGAAAGATAATGTGATTGCTTTTTCAGATGATGGCAGAGGTGTGCAAAGCGATGAAATGATGAAGTCTGCAATGCTGAAAGCTAAATCCTTAAACAAAATGATTGTTGCACATTGTGAAGTAAACGACCTTTTAGAAGATGGTTATATCCATAAAGGCAAGTATGCTGAAGCCCACAACCACAAGGGTATCTGCTCTGAAAGCGAGTGGAAACAGATTGCCCGTGACATTGAGCTTGTGAAAGAAACAGGCTGTCCTTATCACGTTTGCCACATTTCCACAAAAGAAAGTGTCGAAATAATCCGAAAAGCGAAAGCAGAGGGTGTAAATATTACTTGTGAAACTGGTCCGCACTATCTGATTTTGGATGACAGTTGTTTGCAGGAGGACGGGAGATTCAAAATGAATCCGCCTCTCCGGGATAAGACTGACAGAGAAGCACTGATTCAAGGTGTTCAGGATGGCACAATCGACATGATTGCTACCGACCACGCACCGCACTCTGCCGAGGAAAAAGGAAAGGGTTTAGAGAAAAGCGCCATGGGTGTTGTAGGTTTGGAGACTGCTTTTGCCGAGCTTTATACCCATCTTGTTAAAACGGGTATCATTACAATGGAAAAGTTAGTACAGCTGATGCACCTTAACCCGAATGAACGGTTTGGTATTCAAACCGGGCTTGAAGTGGGCGAAAAAGCCAACTTAACTGTTTTTAATTTAAACGAAAAATATACCGTTAATCCCGAAACATTTCAGTCTATGGGCAGAAGCACACCTTTTAAAGGGGATACGGTTTACGGAAAATGTCTGCTTACAATCTGTGATGGCAACATTGTGTGGCAGAATGACAACAAGAGAGAGGAGAAAGATTTAGTATGA
- a CDS encoding family 43 glycosylhydrolase yields MKNGQIWKDTDGNDIQAHGGCIIEYNGVFYWYGEFKGVDNMPGKWQTPALGMGCYSSKDLVNWKNEGLAFETDKENPESPVHTSKVFERPKVIYNEKTKKFVMWAHIDSADYTFAAAGIAVSDGPTGPFKFIEAKQPNRQDCRDMTVFKDIDGKAYLVHSADWNKTLDIALLNDEYTDLAGLYVSVMKDQTREAPAVVYHNGMYYMVTSGCTGWLPNSALFSRCEHLLGQWKLIDNPCEGPNYRQTYYGQSTYIFSVKGKDYIMFDHWHPEDLKTSGYSILPITYDEENKTMTITWTDEWNGIE; encoded by the coding sequence ATGAAAAACGGACAAATCTGGAAAGATACAGATGGCAACGACATTCAGGCGCATGGTGGCTGTATTATAGAATACAACGGTGTTTTTTATTGGTACGGTGAATTTAAAGGTGTGGATAACATGCCCGGAAAATGGCAAACACCTGCCCTTGGCATGGGGTGTTATTCCTCAAAAGACCTTGTGAACTGGAAAAACGAAGGTCTTGCCTTTGAAACGGATAAAGAAAATCCTGAAAGTCCCGTGCATACATCTAAGGTTTTCGAACGACCTAAGGTGATTTATAACGAAAAGACAAAGAAATTTGTGATGTGGGCACATATTGATTCTGCAGATTATACTTTTGCAGCAGCCGGCATTGCGGTTTCGGACGGTCCGACGGGACCTTTCAAATTCATCGAAGCCAAACAACCAAATCGCCAGGATTGTCGTGATATGACTGTTTTTAAAGATATAGATGGTAAGGCGTATCTGGTGCATTCTGCAGATTGGAACAAAACGTTGGATATCGCGCTTTTAAATGATGAATATACCGATCTTGCAGGTCTTTATGTTTCTGTAATGAAGGATCAGACCCGTGAAGCACCTGCTGTCGTTTATCACAATGGCATGTATTATATGGTAACCTCAGGATGTACAGGCTGGCTTCCGAACAGCGCTCTATTTTCCAGATGTGAACATCTTTTAGGACAATGGAAGCTTATCGATAACCCATGCGAAGGACCCAACTATCGCCAGACCTACTACGGTCAGAGCACCTATATTTTCTCGGTTAAAGGTAAAGATTATATTATGTTTGACCATTGGCATCCTGAGGATTTAAAAACCTCCGGTTACAGCATTTTGCCTATCACATACGATGAAGAAAACAAAACCATGACCATCACCTGGACAGACGAGTGGAACGGAATAGAGTAA
- a CDS encoding glycoside hydrolase family 16 protein, protein MRSKHFVFCFILILLLIVGITCLADVPSSDYQLMFRDDFNGTELDTDLWSIRGGTPYGGKNLAENVRIANGKLYLDYKKLDGYYTGGGILTNMPLPYGYYETKAKVFSGVNGFHSSFWLSGGDSFITKPTYYPDGNTIIEIDGFEIDSNEWVTQAPNPYFNTHYWWGVHSSTGGGAYNIESDGNKATLDEFTMGIEWLPGKAIFYANGVEVGRNENITVYGPSYLWLTGVATPEWQSSISDYKKDENGYFGSSTYEYAFYAQKKLKGVNLLGNGHFELNRSATKSAPKAFDSINAKIVANYNAHNGFCYMQLNEGGKAEQQLPYLVTGIYGFEGYFRAQAETIAKVIVKNKAGTVLKSATIPVTSEWKKLSIPDISITDSAFISIECTKGLLVADDLSFFCQEGDASYTSYKDTDYESYDIYNKSYGTIYAADTTVRSGTWSTSNLNSTANLWMQVYGDDDTLTPHYKDVYATWSIPVEADGTYTIELYNMQYMNNVLTQDYEIAIDGTVVDTVTVDSYSATPSYNWIILKNIEAEAGQTVTVKTTPCAPVNDAVCSRISPLRFAKQSETILGNTVVAQIGMPNLLDFSTPKLFDVSDLSVVPYMENQTVYLPRDAVENALGVKLAGSTAFVAESNIEDNTDYVVDVKDSLIFIQKDGYSLNNENIYTVLDFMHNKTRDPLTHGYSTSDFVGTGAVQGEEVHKSDEANLTGNWLSSSLGYNSSSKYTNATEDVVSWSVSPKTTRRYSIQFYSVVHNGSSNGTPSTKNAELLLHVPGKGSYIYSFDQCDGSMGWYDLGHMDLNADDTVYMYLSNGAAKGTLRASAVRFVPSDTDAKLVGDFDEAIEERYKFTQATTTGNWLDSGIGTASYYGSGNASARWKMAPAKGQKYSVQIYIPTTTSNNNTTTKADVALSVDGKPYHYTVNECMDTNTHTGWYDLGLFDLKADSVVELFINEQTNGFLRAADARLVPYPNKPYATKNGTTVTLYSGTISRYKDSFLFAEYDSTGKMVHAYPLPSLPKQSITLKNASNTFKCFFWQANNTFHPITEVAE, encoded by the coding sequence ATGCGAAGTAAGCATTTTGTGTTTTGTTTTATTTTGATACTGCTGTTGATAGTTGGTATCACTTGTCTTGCCGACGTGCCGAGTTCTGATTATCAATTGATGTTCCGGGACGATTTTAACGGCACGGAGCTTGATACAGATTTGTGGTCAATTCGTGGCGGCACACCGTATGGCGGCAAGAATTTAGCCGAAAACGTGCGCATTGCAAACGGTAAGCTATACTTGGATTACAAAAAACTGGACGGATATTATACAGGTGGTGGTATTTTAACCAACATGCCACTTCCTTACGGCTATTACGAAACCAAAGCAAAGGTGTTTTCCGGTGTTAACGGGTTTCACTCATCCTTCTGGCTTTCGGGCGGTGATTCATTCATCACAAAGCCCACTTATTATCCGGACGGAAACACAATTATTGAAATTGACGGTTTTGAAATCGATTCGAATGAATGGGTAACACAAGCACCCAACCCCTATTTTAACACGCACTACTGGTGGGGCGTGCATTCTTCAACAGGTGGTGGTGCATATAACATTGAATCTGACGGAAACAAAGCAACCTTAGACGAATTCACTATGGGTATTGAATGGCTTCCCGGTAAGGCTATTTTTTACGCCAACGGCGTTGAAGTGGGCAGAAACGAAAATATAACGGTTTACGGCCCCTCTTATTTATGGCTGACCGGTGTCGCGACACCCGAATGGCAATCCTCCATCAGCGATTACAAGAAGGATGAAAATGGTTATTTTGGAAGCTCTACATACGAATATGCGTTTTATGCACAGAAAAAATTAAAGGGTGTTAACCTTTTGGGTAACGGTCATTTTGAATTAAACCGATCGGCAACAAAATCAGCGCCCAAAGCTTTTGACAGCATCAATGCAAAGATTGTTGCCAACTACAATGCGCACAACGGTTTTTGCTACATGCAATTAAATGAAGGCGGCAAAGCCGAGCAACAGCTCCCTTATCTGGTGACAGGCATATACGGTTTTGAGGGTTATTTCCGTGCACAGGCAGAGACGATTGCAAAGGTTATTGTTAAAAATAAAGCAGGAACTGTTTTAAAATCTGCAACCATCCCGGTTACGAGCGAATGGAAAAAGCTTTCTATTCCGGATATTTCAATTACTGATTCAGCGTTTATTTCTATTGAATGTACCAAAGGCTTACTGGTTGCAGACGATTTGAGCTTCTTCTGCCAGGAAGGTGATGCCAGCTACACAAGCTATAAAGATACCGATTACGAAAGTTATGATATTTATAACAAGTCCTACGGTACCATCTATGCCGCAGACACAACCGTAAGAAGCGGCACATGGAGCACCTCAAATCTAAACAGCACTGCTAATCTTTGGATGCAGGTTTACGGTGACGACGACACGCTTACACCGCATTACAAAGACGTTTATGCTACCTGGAGCATTCCTGTTGAAGCGGACGGTACATACACCATTGAGCTTTACAACATGCAATACATGAATAACGTGTTGACGCAGGACTATGAAATTGCAATTGACGGCACGGTTGTGGACACCGTAACAGTAGACAGCTACAGTGCAACACCAAGCTACAACTGGATAATTTTAAAGAATATCGAAGCAGAAGCCGGGCAAACTGTGACGGTTAAAACGACTCCGTGCGCGCCTGTAAACGATGCGGTTTGTTCCCGTATTAGTCCCCTACGTTTTGCAAAACAAAGTGAAACAATCCTCGGCAATACGGTTGTTGCACAGATAGGTATGCCGAATCTTCTGGACTTTTCCACGCCGAAATTGTTTGATGTAAGTGATTTATCTGTTGTTCCATATATGGAAAACCAAACGGTTTATCTACCGAGAGATGCTGTAGAAAATGCTTTAGGTGTTAAGCTTGCAGGCAGCACTGCATTTGTTGCAGAATCAAACATCGAGGACAATACCGACTACGTCGTGGATGTAAAGGATAGCTTGATTTTCATTCAGAAAGATGGATATTCATTAAATAACGAAAATATATATACAGTTTTGGATTTTATGCATAACAAAACAAGAGATCCGTTAACACATGGGTATTCTACTTCAGATTTTGTGGGTACGGGCGCTGTACAGGGCGAAGAAGTACATAAATCCGACGAAGCAAATCTTACGGGCAATTGGCTTTCTTCGAGTCTTGGCTACAACAGTAGCAGCAAATATACAAACGCCACAGAAGATGTTGTAAGCTGGTCTGTTTCGCCCAAAACGACAAGACGGTATTCGATTCAATTTTACTCTGTTGTGCACAACGGAAGCTCCAACGGCACGCCATCTACCAAAAACGCAGAGCTTCTGTTACATGTTCCGGGAAAAGGCTCATACATCTATTCTTTCGACCAATGTGACGGCTCAATGGGCTGGTATGACTTGGGACATATGGATTTAAATGCTGATGACACAGTATATATGTACTTATCCAACGGCGCCGCAAAAGGAACACTTCGTGCAAGTGCTGTCCGTTTTGTTCCCTCTGATACAGATGCCAAGCTTGTAGGTGACTTTGATGAAGCCATCGAAGAACGCTATAAATTTACACAAGCGACAACCACCGGAAACTGGTTAGATTCCGGCATAGGCACAGCCTCCTATTATGGAAGCGGAAATGCATCTGCAAGATGGAAAATGGCACCTGCAAAAGGACAGAAATACAGTGTGCAGATATATATTCCCACCACAACGAGCAACAACAATACAACCACAAAAGCAGATGTTGCTCTTTCCGTAGACGGCAAGCCTTATCATTACACAGTTAATGAATGTATGGATACGAACACGCACACAGGTTGGTACGATTTAGGGCTGTTTGATTTAAAGGCGGATTCTGTTGTAGAGCTTTTTATAAATGAGCAAACCAATGGTTTTTTGCGTGCAGCAGACGCCCGGCTTGTTCCCTATCCAAATAAACCATATGCAACAAAAAACGGTACAACGGTCACCCTTTATTCCGGTACAATAAGTCGCTATAAAGATTCTTTTCTTTTTGCCGAATATGACAGTACCGGAAAAATGGTTCACGCTTATCCGCTTCCGTCATTACCAAAACAAAGTATAACTCTAAAAAACGCAAGCAACACCTTTAAATGCTTTTTCTGGCAAGCAAACAATACGTTTCATCCGATTACCGAAGTAGCTGAATAA